Proteins encoded within one genomic window of Gimesia sp.:
- a CDS encoding helix-turn-helix domain-containing protein — protein MPNELESAFRCLLKFVVNEVVSELQNIECPTDHKNTDQVLETDDRLLLRSSEMAKRLSISERHLHRMTVERGLPCIRIGQSVRFRVEAVKEWLLEAESTEGSKQQVSVKKNNIKSKRPKITQKSQQKKVKKQTATKPKIPAKVSKQKKEPKKMSGSKRTNSEPEQERTNPFRLLLQEIGVDRDELGPLTNGELMQIAEVDLPTFHGWMYLGKGMPEEALAKLRKHFSKTI, from the coding sequence ATGCCCAATGAACTCGAAAGTGCTTTCCGTTGCTTATTAAAATTTGTTGTAAATGAAGTTGTCAGCGAATTGCAAAATATAGAATGCCCAACAGATCATAAAAATACAGACCAAGTCTTGGAAACAGACGACCGCCTATTGTTGCGTTCAAGTGAAATGGCAAAACGTCTATCAATCTCTGAGAGGCATCTTCACAGAATGACGGTGGAAAGGGGACTCCCCTGTATTCGGATCGGTCAGTCAGTCCGCTTCAGAGTCGAGGCTGTTAAGGAGTGGTTGCTAGAAGCCGAATCAACTGAGGGATCAAAACAGCAGGTATCCGTAAAAAAGAATAACATAAAATCCAAGCGACCAAAGATCACCCAAAAGTCACAACAAAAGAAGGTGAAAAAACAGACGGCTACAAAACCCAAAATACCAGCGAAAGTATCTAAACAGAAGAAAGAGCCAAAAAAGATGAGTGGTTCCAAAAGGACCAACTCCGAACCAGAACAGGAGCGAACAAATCCATTCAGGTTACTCTTGCAAGAGATCGGTGTTGATCGGGATGAATTAGGACCGCTTACAAATGGAGAATTGATGCAGATTGCCGAAGTCGATCTACCGACATTTCATGGTTGGATGTATTTGGGGAAGGGGATGCCAGAAGAAGCATTGGCGAAGTTGCGGAAACATTTTTCAAAGACGATCTGA
- a CDS encoding DUF2971 domain-containing protein yields the protein MVNQPESVFKYTSVTKYSIMSLIDQLIYLNAPCKFNDPYDFAPNFRLSRPSKEELFKCNEILQQQNPNDTLTLDSKYHGHEGYEMLCDQIVMDMKWHLKKSIKRSSEKAGVSCFSESNDNILMWSHYADYHKGICLEFDTKETPFSKVTKVDYVTEFPQVNPLFIHEENDIDIYVELLKTKFIDWSYEREWRIIGPSAGSRLKYSSKALKAVYFGTKIDSEHIETIRNIVRSYNEKVQLYKGKINETRFQIDFEKIK from the coding sequence ATGGTTAATCAACCTGAATCAGTTTTTAAATATACTTCTGTTACCAAATACAGCATCATGAGTCTGATAGATCAGCTGATTTATTTAAACGCCCCTTGCAAATTCAATGATCCATATGATTTTGCTCCAAATTTCAGACTAAGCAGGCCCAGCAAAGAAGAGCTATTCAAGTGTAATGAAATACTTCAACAACAAAATCCCAATGATACATTGACTCTTGATTCTAAGTATCATGGCCATGAAGGATATGAAATGTTATGTGACCAGATTGTAATGGATATGAAATGGCACCTTAAAAAGAGTATCAAGAGATCTTCTGAAAAAGCAGGCGTTTCATGTTTCTCAGAGTCTAATGACAATATTCTGATGTGGTCTCACTACGCTGACTACCATAAAGGGATTTGTTTAGAATTCGATACAAAGGAAACTCCTTTTTCAAAAGTGACTAAAGTGGACTATGTGACTGAGTTTCCACAAGTTAACCCGCTCTTTATTCATGAAGAAAATGACATCGACATCTATGTTGAGTTATTGAAAACAAAGTTTATTGACTGGTCATATGAACGTGAGTGGAGAATTATCGGACCATCCGCAGGCAGTAGACTTAAATATTCATCGAAGGCACTAAAAGCAGTCTATTTTGGCACAAAAATAGACTCTGAACACATAGAAACAATTAGAAATATTGTTCGGTCTTACAATGAAAAAGTTCAACTCTACAAAGGGAAGATAAACGAGACTCGATTTCAAATTGACTTTGAAAAGATTAAGTAA